From a region of the Geothrix sp. 21YS21S-2 genome:
- a CDS encoding DUF58 domain-containing protein, with protein MKPLAGLREGFPVTFAGWSLLALAGAAFWFQGVGRLDLVLLAASVLAALLVAGLCVATVAAALVLRRRAGGGQGRMSLECGAWNATGFRVPLSRWLPFLRVRVAWEAPGDIQADLRLPSGLEHVLPRRRALAPSVTRTVRVGDILGLTETGWRAAEASAARILPERALLDPGAVLSGLVQGEDQPDPRGGPQGDRVDIRKYGHGDPLRMILWKVYARTRKAFVRVPERALEPAPRVCAYLPASPWDEPPARLARTLLERGLLGPGWRFGADGAEDAEDLDRALEALAKSGSAGGAGGFPAFLERARRDGFGACILLLPGRDGPWVAAAQAALAAAPLRIHAVFALDGWREPAPSRWRRAFLRPAPSGGAAPDEVLDLLGRLVLPHMEATLVDTRSGDVLVQPQAYLRKLAGRPA; from the coding sequence ATGAAGCCGCTTGCCGGGCTGAGGGAGGGTTTCCCCGTCACCTTCGCGGGGTGGAGCCTCCTCGCGCTGGCCGGGGCGGCCTTCTGGTTCCAGGGCGTGGGCAGGCTGGACCTGGTCCTGCTCGCCGCCAGCGTCCTGGCGGCGCTTCTCGTGGCGGGCCTCTGCGTGGCCACCGTGGCCGCGGCGCTCGTGCTGCGCAGGCGCGCCGGGGGCGGCCAGGGGCGCATGAGCCTCGAATGCGGAGCCTGGAATGCCACGGGCTTCCGGGTGCCCCTTTCGCGGTGGCTGCCCTTCCTGCGGGTGCGCGTGGCCTGGGAGGCCCCCGGGGACATCCAGGCCGACCTGCGCCTGCCCTCGGGCCTGGAGCACGTGCTGCCCCGCCGGCGGGCCCTGGCCCCCTCCGTCACGCGAACGGTGCGCGTGGGCGACATCCTCGGCCTTACGGAGACCGGCTGGCGCGCTGCGGAGGCCTCGGCCGCCCGCATCCTCCCCGAGCGCGCCCTCCTGGACCCCGGCGCGGTGTTGAGCGGCCTGGTGCAAGGTGAGGATCAGCCCGATCCCCGGGGCGGCCCCCAGGGCGACCGGGTGGACATCCGCAAGTACGGCCACGGCGACCCGCTGCGCATGATCCTCTGGAAGGTCTACGCCCGCACCCGCAAGGCCTTCGTGCGCGTCCCCGAGAGGGCTCTGGAGCCCGCGCCCCGGGTCTGCGCCTACCTTCCCGCCAGCCCCTGGGACGAGCCCCCGGCGCGGCTTGCGCGCACGCTCCTGGAGCGGGGCCTCCTGGGCCCGGGATGGCGCTTCGGGGCCGACGGGGCCGAGGACGCCGAGGACCTGGACCGGGCCCTGGAAGCCCTGGCGAAGTCCGGTTCCGCGGGCGGGGCAGGGGGCTTCCCGGCCTTCCTGGAGCGGGCCCGCCGGGACGGGTTCGGCGCCTGCATCCTCCTCCTTCCCGGCAGGGACGGTCCCTGGGTGGCCGCGGCGCAGGCCGCCCTGGCCGCGGCGCCCCTGCGCATCCACGCCGTCTTCGCCCTGGACGGGTGGCGCGAGCCCGCGCCGTCCCGGTGGCGCCGCGCCTTCCTGCGGCCGGCGCCGTCCGGAGGGGCCGCCCCGGACGAAGTGCTGGACCTGCTGGGGCGGCTCGTCCTTCCCCACATGGAGGCGACCCTTGTGGACACCCGCAGCGGCGACGTGCTGGTCCAGCCCCAGGCCTACCTCCGCAAGCTCGCCGGGAGGCCCGCGTGA
- a CDS encoding RluA family pseudouridine synthase produces the protein MSGSISHFLPTGAPRLDRFLTEIHPEIARSRWDAWVRGGNVTINGVVVTKGGTRVRSGATVETVLPDLVPPALLLEPELIDLPTLFEDEHLWIIDKPAGMVVHPGPGHAGGTVLNALLGRLRAAIAPVEELPEEGEDEIPAPLWPGLVHRLDRYTTGCLAMAKDQPTQAALQAQFKERTVEKRYLAVVRMSRKLPEVGSILVDEPIARHRVDRLKMTVNASGRPSQTRVRVLAKACGLALVECELLTGRTHQIRLHLSHLGAPILGDPVYGGASAWLDADKRHFACPHPMLHAWKLSLDHPADGRRLDLKAPVPEGFTSILKLLGIATPA, from the coding sequence ATGAGCGGTTCCATCTCCCACTTCCTTCCGACCGGCGCCCCGCGCCTGGACCGGTTCCTCACCGAGATCCACCCCGAGATCGCCCGCTCCCGCTGGGACGCCTGGGTGCGGGGCGGCAACGTCACGATCAACGGCGTCGTGGTCACCAAGGGCGGCACCCGCGTGCGCAGCGGCGCGACGGTGGAGACCGTCCTGCCGGATCTCGTGCCCCCCGCGCTCCTCCTGGAGCCCGAACTCATCGACCTGCCCACCCTGTTCGAGGACGAGCACCTCTGGATCATCGACAAGCCCGCGGGCATGGTGGTGCATCCCGGCCCCGGCCACGCCGGAGGCACGGTCCTGAACGCCCTCCTGGGGCGCCTGCGCGCGGCCATCGCCCCGGTCGAGGAACTGCCCGAGGAGGGCGAGGACGAGATCCCCGCGCCGCTCTGGCCCGGCCTCGTGCACCGACTGGACCGCTACACCACCGGGTGCCTGGCCATGGCCAAGGACCAGCCCACCCAGGCCGCCCTGCAGGCCCAGTTCAAGGAGCGGACGGTGGAGAAGCGCTACCTGGCCGTGGTGCGCATGAGCCGCAAGCTTCCGGAGGTGGGCAGCATCCTCGTGGACGAGCCCATCGCCCGCCACCGCGTGGACCGCCTCAAGATGACCGTCAACGCGTCCGGCCGCCCCAGCCAGACCCGCGTGCGGGTGCTGGCCAAGGCCTGCGGGCTGGCCCTGGTGGAGTGCGAGCTCCTCACGGGGCGGACCCACCAGATCCGCCTGCACCTCTCCCACCTGGGCGCGCCCATCCTTGGGGACCCCGTGTACGGCGGCGCCAGCGCCTGGCTCGATGCCGACAAGCGCCACTTCGCCTGCCCCCACCCCATGCTCCACGCGTGGAAGCTCTCCCTGGACCACCCGGCGGACGGGAGGCGGCTGGACCTGAAGGCGCCCGTGCCCGAGGGGTTCACATCGATCCTGAAGCTTTTGGGGATTGCCACGCCCGCGTAG
- a CDS encoding prolipoprotein diacylglyceryl transferase, whose amino-acid sequence MHPILFKIGSFPVGTYGLILTVGFFLALALAQRLGRGDGIPAEGISDLAISLLLGGIVGAKVLMIVVDLASGVPPSQILDLGYLRAGGAIHGGVIGGLAVFFWRMRKLKLPLAGTLDALTPAVALGQAIGRLGCFSAGCCYGTECHLPWAVTFTSPDAHWLSGTPLNVPVHPVQLYTLAANALVLGTLLLTGRRRRFAGQVGALYFVLEGVGRIVTEIWRADLDRGFLLGIPWLSTGRLTALAFVAFGAFLWFWYSRAPRPEVAS is encoded by the coding sequence ATGCACCCAATCCTCTTCAAGATCGGCAGCTTCCCCGTGGGGACCTACGGGCTCATCCTGACCGTCGGGTTCTTCCTGGCGCTCGCCCTGGCCCAGCGCCTGGGGCGCGGGGACGGCATCCCCGCCGAGGGGATCTCGGACCTGGCCATCTCGCTCCTCCTGGGCGGGATCGTCGGCGCCAAGGTCCTGATGATCGTCGTCGACCTGGCCAGCGGCGTGCCCCCTTCGCAGATCTTGGACCTAGGCTACCTCCGGGCCGGCGGCGCCATCCACGGCGGCGTCATCGGCGGCCTCGCCGTCTTCTTCTGGCGCATGCGCAAGCTCAAGCTGCCCCTGGCCGGGACCCTGGACGCCCTCACGCCCGCCGTGGCCCTGGGCCAGGCCATCGGGCGCCTGGGATGCTTCTCCGCGGGGTGCTGCTACGGCACCGAGTGCCACCTCCCCTGGGCCGTGACCTTCACCAGTCCCGACGCGCACTGGCTTTCGGGGACGCCCCTCAACGTGCCGGTGCATCCGGTGCAGCTGTACACCCTGGCGGCCAACGCCCTCGTCCTGGGGACGCTCCTCCTCACGGGCCGCCGCCGCCGCTTCGCGGGGCAGGTGGGGGCCCTGTATTTCGTCCTGGAAGGGGTAGGGCGCATCGTGACCGAGATCTGGCGCGCCGACCTGGACCGGGGCTTCCTGCTGGGGATCCCCTGGCTCTCCACCGGCAGGCTTACGGCGCTGGCCTTCGTGGCCTTCGGCGCCTTCCTTTGGTTCTGGTATTCGAGGGCCCCGCGGCCCGAGGTTGCATCATGA
- a CDS encoding MoxR family ATPase, whose amino-acid sequence MLPPDPAGLERARSVLARLGERIRFQVLGRDEVVDLVMVALLADGHVLLEDYPGSGKTTLAKALGEALEDGDGRDLPPFRRIQFTPDLLPSDITGVSVFEPQTGDFAFRPGPLFAHVVLADEINRTSPKVQAAMLEAMAEKQVTVDNVTRPLDTLFFVIATQNPRDVAGTYPLPLPQLDRFLFKIRMDHISRDAELAVLATRLARRAEPASPPVTRAELLDAREQVEAGVFVADPVNHCLVDLARALRSHPQVVQGVSTRSLVLLVPALKAAAALRGRDFVSGEDVAWLAPLVFGHRMELGPGAPAAAEVVRACLAEPMEALSRATLRGRA is encoded by the coding sequence ATGCTCCCACCCGATCCCGCAGGCCTCGAACGCGCCCGGTCCGTCCTGGCCCGCCTGGGGGAGCGGATCCGCTTCCAGGTGCTGGGCCGGGACGAGGTTGTGGACCTGGTCATGGTGGCGCTCCTGGCCGACGGCCACGTGCTCCTGGAGGACTACCCGGGCTCGGGCAAGACCACGCTCGCCAAGGCCCTGGGCGAGGCCCTGGAGGACGGCGACGGCCGGGACCTGCCGCCCTTCCGGCGCATCCAGTTCACCCCCGACCTGCTGCCCTCGGACATCACCGGCGTCTCGGTGTTCGAGCCGCAGACCGGGGACTTCGCCTTCCGCCCGGGGCCCCTCTTCGCCCACGTCGTGCTGGCCGACGAGATCAACCGCACCTCCCCCAAGGTGCAGGCGGCGATGCTGGAGGCCATGGCCGAAAAGCAGGTGACCGTGGACAACGTCACGCGGCCCCTGGACACGCTGTTCTTCGTCATCGCCACCCAGAACCCCCGGGACGTGGCCGGCACCTACCCCCTGCCGCTGCCCCAGCTGGACCGCTTCCTCTTCAAGATCCGCATGGACCACATCTCGCGGGACGCCGAGCTGGCGGTACTCGCCACGCGCCTGGCCCGCAGGGCCGAACCCGCGAGCCCCCCCGTCACCCGCGCCGAGCTCCTGGACGCGCGGGAGCAGGTGGAGGCCGGCGTCTTCGTGGCGGATCCGGTGAACCACTGCCTGGTGGACCTGGCCCGGGCGCTGCGGAGCCATCCCCAGGTGGTGCAGGGCGTCTCCACCCGCAGCCTGGTGCTGCTGGTGCCCGCGCTCAAGGCCGCCGCGGCGCTGCGCGGAAGGGACTTCGTCTCCGGCGAGGACGTGGCGTGGCTGGCGCCCCTGGTCTTCGGGCACCGCATGGAGCTGGGCCCGGGAGCTCCCGCCGCCGCCGAGGTGGTGCGGGCCTGCCTGGCTGAACCCATGGAGGCGCTGAGCCGCGCGACGCTGCGGGGGAGGGCCTGA
- a CDS encoding YhjD/YihY/BrkB family envelope integrity protein → MGERRPRPADLAHHAWETALEALAGFQANGGLRQASSLAFYTLLALIPALLLLTYILGLITGSSAAAHQRLTDYLARMLPGQADRVLEDVAALTRHPGTAGLLNLLVLAWSVSPLVSALREIVRGIFKERETRSLWLVKLLDLAGGVASLTALAALAGAGVFLHFLNASLLGSRGVSLGLALPFTVSTALVTGLMAVYAPRDASRGHLLAGALTTTVLWFLLRPAFTWFLTLDQSYGVAFGSFKSLFLIVIWIYVSMAMLLLGVEVAAACHRGDAVAIKRLMEGKARRGYPGHRHLLLEAPDGHVFFREGEPGVEMFYLLAGTVRILKGDREIARIGPGSFLGEMTFLLGLDRSATAVAEGPCQCVVIHARNFAQLLREFPDTVRVMLVGMASRLRATSEKSAEAPTPMDVIALS, encoded by the coding sequence ATGGGGGAGCGCCGGCCCCGACCCGCGGACCTGGCCCACCACGCCTGGGAGACGGCGCTGGAAGCCCTGGCGGGGTTCCAGGCCAACGGGGGCCTCCGGCAGGCCTCCAGCCTCGCCTTCTACACGCTGCTGGCCCTCATCCCCGCCCTGCTCCTGCTCACCTACATCCTGGGCCTGATCACCGGCAGTTCGGCAGCCGCCCACCAGCGGCTCACGGACTACCTGGCCCGCATGCTGCCGGGCCAGGCCGACCGGGTGCTGGAGGACGTGGCCGCCCTCACGCGCCACCCCGGCACGGCCGGTCTCCTCAACCTCCTGGTGCTGGCCTGGTCCGTGTCGCCCCTGGTCTCGGCCCTGCGCGAAATCGTCCGGGGCATCTTCAAGGAGCGGGAGACGCGCTCGCTGTGGCTGGTCAAGCTGCTGGACCTGGCCGGGGGCGTCGCGTCCCTCACGGCCCTGGCCGCCCTGGCGGGGGCGGGCGTCTTCCTGCACTTCCTCAACGCCTCCCTCCTGGGCTCCCGGGGCGTGTCCCTGGGCCTCGCCCTGCCCTTCACGGTGAGCACGGCCCTGGTGACGGGCCTGATGGCGGTGTACGCCCCGCGGGACGCCAGCCGGGGCCACCTGCTGGCGGGGGCCCTGACCACCACGGTCCTGTGGTTCCTGCTGCGCCCCGCCTTCACCTGGTTCCTCACCCTCGACCAGAGCTACGGCGTGGCCTTCGGCTCGTTCAAGTCCCTGTTCCTCATCGTGATCTGGATCTACGTGTCCATGGCGATGCTCCTCCTGGGGGTGGAGGTGGCCGCGGCCTGCCACCGCGGCGACGCGGTGGCCATCAAGCGCCTGATGGAGGGCAAGGCCCGCCGCGGCTACCCCGGCCATCGGCACCTGCTCCTGGAGGCCCCGGACGGCCACGTCTTCTTCCGGGAGGGCGAGCCCGGCGTGGAGATGTTCTACCTGCTCGCGGGCACCGTGCGGATCCTCAAGGGGGACCGGGAGATCGCCCGCATCGGCCCCGGCAGCTTCCTGGGCGAGATGACCTTCCTGCTGGGCCTGGACCGCTCCGCCACCGCCGTGGCGGAAGGCCCCTGCCAGTGCGTGGTGATCCACGCCCGCAACTTCGCCCAGCTCCTGCGGGAGTTCCCGGACACGGTGCGGGTGATGCTGGTGGGCATGGCCTCGCGTCTTCGCGCGACCAGCGAGAAGTCCGCGGAGGCCCCGACCCCCATGGACGTCATCGCGCTTTCGTGA
- a CDS encoding cholesterol oxidase substrate-binding domain-containing protein, whose translation MSKGRPLPGVCAPGLTRRRFLGAAGALAFGPALLHGRDGGPVPAALPVSARRESFLNWSGEIRVPDAWTAAPRTPQEVAGLADWALDRGWRLRARGMGHGWSPLLASSGRPLPPALLVDLTAHLDQVRVEGSTLTAQAGASLDRLWEAAGAAGLAVASTPAPGNLTLGGALAIGAHGSVLPGPPVQGWTWGSLSNAVLALEAVVWDPGTGRHVVRTFGRADSEIGPLLVHMGRALVTSATLQLGADVNLRCLSTTDVPASELYAPPALAGPRSFQALAMGSGRVEATWFPFTECPWVRVWSAEPERPAGSVAHDGPYPYTFANWVGRDDSDAAAAWLRESPSRTPAFLGLERALAHAGLDLTGTRDVWGPSRFTTLHVKPSTLRYHVSGHAILCRRADLQRVASEFHRAVEDLLEAARARGAFPVNGPVDLRATGLDHAAPGQAEALLSPIRPRPDHPEWDCAVWAEVLTLPGTPGAMPFYTDLEAWMLGNYTGDYAAVRVEWAKGWAYSPAGPWTGPGMLEGHIPRGFTEGYGRGWREALEGLRALDPAGIFGSPFLDRLTKAR comes from the coding sequence ATGAGCAAGGGACGTCCCCTCCCCGGAGTCTGTGCCCCCGGCCTGACCCGCCGCCGCTTCCTCGGCGCCGCCGGCGCCCTGGCCTTCGGGCCCGCCCTCCTGCACGGCCGGGATGGCGGTCCCGTTCCCGCGGCGCTGCCCGTGTCCGCGCGCCGCGAGTCCTTCCTCAACTGGAGCGGAGAGATCCGGGTGCCCGACGCCTGGACCGCCGCGCCCCGCACGCCCCAGGAGGTGGCCGGGCTCGCGGACTGGGCCCTGGACCGCGGGTGGCGCCTGCGGGCCCGGGGCATGGGCCACGGCTGGTCCCCGCTCCTGGCGTCCTCGGGGCGGCCCCTGCCTCCGGCCCTGCTGGTGGACCTCACGGCCCACCTGGACCAGGTGCGGGTGGAGGGGTCCACCCTCACGGCCCAGGCCGGCGCGAGCCTGGACCGCCTGTGGGAGGCGGCCGGCGCGGCGGGGCTCGCCGTGGCCTCCACGCCCGCGCCGGGGAACCTGACCCTGGGGGGCGCCCTGGCCATCGGGGCCCACGGCTCCGTGCTACCGGGGCCGCCGGTGCAGGGCTGGACCTGGGGCTCGCTCAGCAACGCGGTGCTCGCCCTGGAGGCGGTGGTCTGGGATCCGGGGACGGGGCGGCACGTGGTGCGGACCTTCGGGCGGGCGGATTCGGAAATAGGCCCCCTCCTGGTGCACATGGGCCGGGCCCTGGTCACCTCCGCCACGCTCCAGCTGGGCGCGGACGTGAACCTGCGGTGCCTGAGCACCACGGACGTCCCCGCCTCCGAGCTCTACGCCCCCCCGGCCCTGGCGGGGCCCCGGAGCTTCCAGGCCCTGGCCATGGGCTCGGGGCGGGTGGAGGCCACCTGGTTCCCCTTCACGGAGTGTCCCTGGGTGCGGGTGTGGTCCGCCGAACCGGAGCGGCCCGCGGGTTCGGTGGCCCATGACGGGCCCTATCCCTACACCTTCGCCAATTGGGTCGGCCGGGACGACTCGGACGCCGCCGCCGCGTGGCTCCGGGAGTCGCCTTCCCGCACCCCGGCCTTCCTGGGCCTGGAGCGCGCCCTCGCCCATGCCGGGCTGGACCTCACCGGCACCCGGGACGTGTGGGGTCCCTCCCGGTTCACCACGCTGCACGTCAAGCCCTCCACGCTGCGCTACCACGTGAGCGGCCACGCCATCCTGTGCCGCAGGGCGGACCTCCAGCGGGTGGCCAGCGAGTTCCACCGGGCCGTGGAGGATCTGCTGGAGGCCGCCCGGGCCCGCGGCGCCTTCCCGGTGAACGGCCCCGTGGACCTGCGCGCCACGGGCCTGGACCACGCGGCTCCGGGCCAGGCCGAGGCCCTGCTGTCCCCCATCCGCCCCCGCCCGGACCATCCGGAGTGGGACTGCGCGGTGTGGGCGGAGGTGCTGACCCTGCCCGGCACGCCCGGAGCCATGCCGTTCTACACGGACCTGGAGGCGTGGATGCTGGGCAACTACACGGGGGACTACGCCGCGGTGCGGGTGGAGTGGGCCAAGGGCTGGGCCTATTCCCCCGCGGGCCCCTGGACCGGGCCCGGGATGCTGGAGGGGCACATCCCGCGGGGGTTCACGGAGGGCTACGGGAGGGGCTGGCGCGAGGCCCTGGAGGGCCTGCGAGCCCTGGACCCGGCGGGGATCTTCGGCAGCCCCTTCCTGGACCGGCTCACGAAAGCGCGATGA
- a CDS encoding rhodanese-like domain-containing protein: MFDPQALLPALKPALLAGPGAAGDWLSRPEAIYPLAGAFLALLVVVVLKWSDFTSWKRARHKEVFRPIDLEQVLHGQPPVVVDLRRPDDFNGPRGHIRGAYNLPVNHLVWGLADIAKDKRQLVVLVDYDDRVSHVAAADLQANGYSWVRVLRGGMRAWLKANLPVSVSGPR, from the coding sequence ATGTTTGATCCCCAAGCCCTGCTCCCGGCACTGAAGCCAGCGCTCCTGGCCGGGCCGGGGGCCGCGGGAGACTGGCTTTCCCGCCCGGAGGCCATCTATCCCCTGGCAGGCGCGTTCCTGGCGCTGCTGGTGGTTGTCGTTCTTAAGTGGTCTGATTTCACTAGTTGGAAGCGGGCCCGCCACAAGGAGGTCTTCCGGCCCATCGATCTGGAACAGGTGCTGCACGGCCAGCCGCCCGTCGTGGTGGACCTGCGGAGGCCCGACGATTTCAACGGGCCCCGGGGGCACATCCGGGGCGCCTACAACCTCCCCGTCAACCACCTGGTGTGGGGTCTGGCGGACATCGCCAAGGACAAGCGCCAGCTGGTGGTCCTGGTGGACTACGACGACCGGGTCTCCCACGTGGCGGCAGCCGACCTCCAGGCCAACGGCTACAGTTGGGTGCGGGTCCTCCGGGGCGGCATGCGGGCCTGGCTGAAAGCGAACCTGCCGGTGTCCGTGAGCGGGCCCCGCTGA
- a CDS encoding transglutaminase-like domain-containing protein, which translates to MRPRLWTCLHAALWMAVVALAAASYALTAGVAAAALGALLGVLAGPRLAASRLRTWAVPLPPLALAAAALLLSALLSRWPGPARLLGPRALYALAECLPALALPLALVGAQEALARRHAAWRIAGLTLLGALFASLFAAHREGFLNRPYFLVDPLWGHGLDPLPWFLLLGLALAALLALVLAGADATRRSLAGTAMLVAALAAVFLVLPQRHLKQVTELHRVLGDGKPQEGGGGASTGGEGQTPPDSFENQSDQPSDAPLAVVVFHNDYTPPMGACYFRETAFSAFNGLRVVQDAGGRFDTDLPALGAKADPALRGREVRTTVAVMAAHARPFGLVGPVSFRETGNPDPKRFFQAYDVVSKVCTLHPKDLVGTPVGDPAWTPETLAHYLEGPADPRYRQLADRILETLRDDLREDRFAQALAVKLWLDANTTYSLDTTHGASPDPLADFLFGDLRGHCVYLAHAACLLYRAAGVPARVAAGYAADPSFRFGGASLMLRASNAHAWPEVRLQGYGWTPLDITPARSEVMPQQAPDKDLQQMLGEMAMSEKPPPPPPPGLERPPFEPAALARILGLALLAAAALALPAAYAVKLWRRFAPAFCGPGNVPRLAYRAALDAASASGLARARGESREAFAARAASPAFSALTALHLRWALGPPGAPPAAECLRLAREARGQFRAAAHPALRVLAFLNPLAWARVH; encoded by the coding sequence GTGAGGCCGCGGCTGTGGACCTGCCTCCACGCCGCCCTCTGGATGGCGGTGGTGGCCCTGGCCGCGGCCAGCTATGCCTTGACGGCGGGCGTCGCCGCGGCGGCGCTGGGGGCGCTCCTGGGGGTCCTCGCCGGGCCCCGGCTGGCCGCGAGCCGCCTTCGCACCTGGGCCGTGCCCCTGCCGCCCCTGGCCTTGGCCGCCGCCGCGCTGCTCCTCTCCGCCCTCCTTTCCCGGTGGCCGGGCCCGGCCCGTCTCCTGGGCCCCCGGGCGCTCTACGCGCTGGCCGAGTGCCTTCCCGCCCTGGCCCTGCCGCTGGCCCTGGTGGGCGCGCAGGAGGCCCTGGCGCGGCGCCACGCCGCCTGGAGGATCGCGGGGCTCACGCTGCTGGGAGCGCTCTTCGCGTCGCTGTTCGCGGCCCACCGGGAGGGTTTCCTCAACCGGCCCTACTTCCTGGTGGACCCCCTCTGGGGCCACGGGCTGGATCCCCTGCCGTGGTTCCTCCTGCTGGGCCTGGCCCTGGCGGCGCTGCTGGCCCTGGTGCTGGCGGGCGCCGACGCCACGCGCAGGTCCCTGGCGGGCACGGCGATGCTGGTGGCGGCCCTGGCCGCGGTCTTCCTGGTCCTGCCCCAGCGCCACCTCAAGCAGGTCACCGAGCTCCACCGGGTGCTGGGGGACGGGAAACCCCAGGAGGGCGGTGGCGGAGCCTCCACCGGGGGCGAAGGCCAGACCCCGCCCGACAGCTTCGAGAACCAGTCCGACCAGCCCTCCGACGCGCCCCTGGCGGTCGTCGTCTTCCACAACGACTACACGCCCCCCATGGGCGCCTGCTACTTCCGGGAGACCGCCTTCAGCGCCTTCAACGGCCTCCGGGTGGTGCAGGACGCCGGCGGGCGCTTCGACACGGATCTGCCCGCCCTGGGCGCCAAGGCCGATCCCGCCTTGCGGGGCCGGGAGGTGCGCACCACCGTCGCCGTCATGGCCGCCCACGCCAGGCCCTTCGGCCTGGTGGGCCCGGTGTCCTTCCGGGAGACGGGGAACCCCGACCCCAAGCGGTTCTTCCAGGCCTACGACGTCGTCTCGAAGGTCTGCACCCTCCACCCGAAGGATCTGGTGGGGACGCCCGTGGGGGACCCCGCCTGGACCCCCGAAACCCTCGCCCACTACCTCGAGGGTCCGGCGGATCCCCGCTACCGGCAGCTGGCGGACCGGATCCTGGAGACCCTGCGCGACGACCTCCGGGAGGACCGCTTCGCCCAGGCCCTGGCCGTCAAGCTGTGGCTGGACGCCAACACCACCTACAGCCTGGACACCACCCACGGCGCCAGCCCCGACCCGCTGGCCGACTTCCTCTTCGGGGACCTGCGCGGGCACTGCGTGTACCTCGCCCACGCGGCCTGCCTGCTGTACCGCGCCGCGGGCGTCCCGGCCCGGGTGGCCGCGGGCTATGCGGCGGATCCCTCGTTCCGGTTCGGCGGCGCCTCGCTCATGCTGCGGGCCTCCAATGCCCACGCCTGGCCCGAGGTGCGCCTCCAGGGTTACGGCTGGACGCCCCTGGACATCACCCCGGCCAGGAGCGAGGTGATGCCCCAGCAGGCCCCGGACAAGGACCTCCAGCAGATGCTGGGCGAGATGGCCATGTCCGAGAAGCCCCCGCCGCCGCCTCCCCCCGGCCTGGAGCGGCCCCCCTTCGAACCCGCCGCCCTGGCAAGGATCCTGGGTCTGGCCCTGCTGGCCGCCGCGGCCCTGGCGCTCCCGGCGGCCTACGCCGTCAAGCTCTGGCGCCGCTTCGCGCCGGCCTTCTGCGGCCCCGGGAACGTGCCACGCCTGGCCTACCGGGCCGCCCTGGACGCCGCGAGCGCCTCGGGCCTCGCCCGGGCCCGTGGAGAGAGCCGGGAGGCCTTCGCGGCCCGGGCCGCCAGCCCCGCCTTCTCGGCCCTCACGGCGCTCCACCTGCGCTGGGCCCTGGGGCCTCCGGGCGCACCGCCCGCGGCGGAGTGCCTCCGCCTGGCCCGGGAGGCCCGGGGCCAGTTCCGCGCCGCCGCCCATCCCGCGCTTCGCGTCCTCGCGTTCCTGAACCCCCTGGCCTGGGCCCGGGTCCACTGA